The Phragmites australis chromosome 1, lpPhrAust1.1, whole genome shotgun sequence genomic interval CTCAGTCAGGAATAGTAGTCAGAGTGACTTCACCTGCACAAAGTAAATTTAAGGTATGAggttgatttttctttcttcattAAGTTCACATGCTCTGGTACTAGAGCGTTGCTGTGTTGCTTTCTTTTGTGTCTTcttcaattttttaatttgttcaATATATACAGCTTCTTCACTTCGAACAAGAAGTTAATGGAGGTTATGGACTCGCCCTGCTGGTAATTTTTAATTTGACTATTACGTTGTTAATATGCTTTTGTAGATTGTCAGTATTTTTCAATAGGATAGCATCCACCATAGATTGTATCGGCTTCATGCATAATTCCCATTTTATGGACTTACGCTTTTCCTGTATGAATGCTCTATTAATGAAGGTCTCTATATCTCTAGCAAGTTAGCTCTGGTGAAAGAAATCTTTAATGCAGCTTTAGAGAACTTAAAATTGctgtcatcattatcatcactaATTTTTATTTGCTTATATGTGTTCAAGAAAGTGCTACGCAACCTGTGatcttcatgccaactaatccTGTCATTAAATTACCACCAGGCACATTGTTTATGTTCCTCTAGATGTGTTAAAGTGTTATGTCAACTTGATGAACACGATTACTGTGTTTTTCTAGTGCTACTCCTAATTTTGCATTGGTATTTCTAAGATCACGGTGAAGTTATGTAGTATGAATGGATACTGGAGTAACTGGTATTTGTTCAATTAGTCTGCAACTCTgttttgtattttcttatggtacATTTCAGATAAGAATTTCAATTTAGAGAAGATATACATTCAGAGGTCTAGTTTAATATTATCTTCAGTTTTCCCTTTGACCTTCAGGAAGATAGTCAGAAGACTGGCAAGATGACATCTGCAGGCATGTATTTCTTGCATTTTCAGGTGTACCGAATGGACTCAACAGTGAATGCGGTATGTATATTCTATTGTGTACCTTCAGTTAATATGCACATTGTAACTGATGTTGaggatttttttcttattaCTACAGTTGGCAATGGCCAAAGATCCAGAGGCTGCCTTCTTTAAAAGATTGGAAGGTCTCCAACCCTGCGAAGTGTCGGCTCTCAAACCTGGAACACATATATTTGCTGTATATGGTCTGCATTCTTACCACCTCTCTTTGTATTGATGACATTCCATTGCATTGAGCCATCCTAATTGATTTTTTGCAGGTGACAATTTTTTCAAGCCAGCTAGCTATATAATTGAAGCAATGTGTGCAAAGAGTTACAAAAACACAACAGAGAGGCTAAAGgaaatagagtctaaaattcTAGCGAAGAGAAATGATCTGCGTCAATTTGAATCCGAGTACAGAAAAGTCGGTCACTAAATTTTTCTTATGTAAAAACTAATATAGTTTTTGGTGTGTTTCTGCATTTGGAGAAAGCTTTGATCGAGCAATATGGCTTGCAGGCTTTGGCACGGTTTCAAGAAGTCACCAACAGATATACGCAAGAGAGAGAAGCGGTATGCATATATCCCCATGATATGGATATTGTGTTGCCAAGTATGAGGCGTCCTACTGTTTTGTCACCATTTTATGGATACTGTGGTAGCCTTTGTGTTGACAGGTTGGAACTTGAAATGTAAATATGATTCTTGTAGGTATTATGTTATTTCACtcttcaaaaattatgaaacttaATGTTATATATGGTACCATGATTTTGGATAGTTTCTGCTGCAGCTATTTTTAATCACGATTTGAAGATTGTATAGGTATAATTACAACTATATTTATGTACTGACAATGTGTCTGTTTGAACTGACTACATGCAGTAACCTATTGACTAAATAAATTCGAAGTAGCCACAACATGCATCTTACACTTGTTATAGGCTTATAGCCAGCTGCTGCAAAGGCACATCTTTCTACAGCAAAGTTTATAATCTGGGTGTTTTTGACggtcatgtttttttttttcatttggatATTTCTTGTCATGCTGTGCTAGTTTTGCAATTTGAATatatgcaagaaaaaaaatgtgattTCATGTTGTGCTTCTCATTCTCATTGTTGCTGTACTTGCAAGTGACTTGGTCCCATGATGTTTTCAAATCCAGCCATAATGCAAATAATATTTGATTTCCAGCAGTGTTGGTTTTTATGAAATGTTCATATGTCCACTTAGATTCATATAAGTTAAAATGAGGCCTGCATGGTCAATCAGGCATGCTTGCACATGACGAATAGGAGCACATGAATTTTTAAATACTAATTATTTAGAGTTAACTTGTTTAATCTTATTAGATGTGCGGTTACTCATGAACTTGAATTAATCTAGTAATACTGTGGCTGTTTAATATTTCAGTATAGACATCAATGTACACCTTGAACAAGAAGGCCATCCCACTGACATTGAATATGAACATTTGTCAAAACATATTGCTAAAGAGTGGCAAATAATGTCCTTTTTCTGGCATTCAATCTGAACAATTGTTAGAACATGTTGCTAAATAGTTGCATCCTTTGCAGGTTGATGATATGTTGAGAGAGAGGGATAATATCCATTGCTCATTCACAACCGAACGAAGTATGGTAAACCCTGTTGGTACTGGAGGTAGCAGCAGTAGTAGATATACCACTGAGCACAGCATTCATGAGAGTCCCGAGAATGGTAGCGTAGATGGCAGAGATAAATCTGGTAAAAAGAAGTGGTTTAGTCTAAACTTTAATAGATCAGACAAGGAAGCCTGAGGAATCTTTTACCAGGGGCGGCATGTGCTTTCACTTTGTTGTACATTTCAGAAATCCTATTGTATTCATGCCTTATGAGCTGTTTCGTTACCATTGGGAGTTTTGTAGCATATATAGGAGTTTTGGGTACATCATTTTAATGCCATGTATTATCTTTTAACTTGCTCCCTCCATTACCCTATGCCTCTCTCGTTCTTTTGCAAAGTTTGCATTGGTGGATGTCCGAATTTGTGTATCCGCTTGCCAAGTTAATTTATTGCATACTTTCGAAGGTGAATACCGGTTGTAGCATTTACTTTGTGTACATCTTATATTACTGTGTCTGACAAACATCTCTGGGATTGAAAAAATTACTATAGAAGAAGCTGCCTTTGGCTTGGCCTGTAATTTTGGCGCTGCAACCTGGGCAGTGTCATCTGTGCATCTATGTTtcatcagattttttttaaacaatatTATGTAAATGGGAAATTGCAACTTAGGTTCGTGAATTTTGGAAATCACAAGAATAGAAACCTGTCACTTGAAATTCTGATTAGATGACAagtgcttttttattttttgcgaCTTGCTCTTTCCCTCCGAAGAATGCAGATCAGGTGATGTGGAATGCCACCACGACACAATCGAGTTGGTGCCAACCTGGCAAAACCACTCCTAATACGGTGTCAAAACAGTTCGGAAACAATCAAAAAATGCTTAAACCATTTTCAGTTTCACATATTCTCTCAAGAGTGGAGTCGAAAATGATAATGCCATAAATAAGTACGACGCCGATACTATGGGAATATTAAAAATGATGTTATCAGATAGAACATACTGATATTGATTAGgaattcataatttaaaatggAAAACACTGAATCACAACGCCAATCGCTAGCACCATACAAGTTTTATATCACACATCTTATAAGTCAAACGACATGATATAATGAGGATGTCATGTTGTGGATATGCACACTACAAATAATCGTCTAGAATCGATTGTTGCTGCACAATTGTAAAGTCCTATGACACGAGTTCGTGCATGTcaattaaatcatgaggtgagcttaTTCCTCTGTGTTTATAACCATACTTATGAGGATgagatgctactaaataattctTGTGATATCTTGTTACACAGAAATATGAGAGAAGACAGTTCGAGTCGGACCCTTATCGGAGATTGTCAGAGCTTATTAGGAGCTTGTCAGACTACAAGTTTAGTTCCTACTCATTCTCCTATAGTGGGAAGGTCGGAATCTCGAGTAGGGACTAGCTAGTTGGGTTCCAAGGCAATTACTATTCGGATTCCAAATTCGTCTTGGATTCAATAAATAGCTATGCAACAAAAGGAAGATATTTTTGTCATACGGATTCCAATGAAAGTGTTTAGCCACATGTTGGAAAGATTACGTCGTGATATTTTCAACGGATGTAACCCCATCAACAAATTCCTCGTGAGCGATTAGAAATCTCAAAACGAGTCAACATTGTAACATATAGAGTTAGAGTCAGATTTTGTTTCCTTAGTTTGTTCTGTAGCATTTAGGAGGCTTGCATGCCCATAAATAGAGGCCAGGTGCAGCTAGAATTATTCGAGTTTTGTTGAAGCATAGTTTCACCTAGGACCAAACAACATTATCTCTAGTTGTGTCTTGCGACCACCTAGTCGACTATTTTTACAGAACTCTACCATATCAATATATCGTTCTTCATACATTCTCAATTTCAGATTTCCTTCAATTATTCTTGCCTGTTCTTCGGTTGCTTGCAGGGATAAAAACTTCGTGTTCAGACTAAGTGTACCTATGGCAAGGTCAGTAACATCCAGGAATTGGTTTAGCGATTGCCAAGGCGCTCCGTCGTCATACGAGTGTAGCTGGATCGTCAAAATCATCTCCACCAAACCGACATGTGTTTCTCATCAAAGATCGGGACACCCATCCGCATATCAAGTgcatatcaagtggtatcagatttccAAGTTAATCGGTGAGAGAACTTTTTTCTCGTAGTTAGTTGTTTCTTTTACCTACAATCcataaaaaggctaaaaatatatatttgtgttAGATCATCCACTGTCCAAACCCTTTGTACCTTGCAATTTCATTTTGGTATTTGCATTGTTGAACTTTTGCTGCATCGTCATGTCAAGTTGCTGGTCTTTATGTCTAGCCTTTAGAGTTTCAAGTTCTTGTCATGTTTTCATCACAAGGTTGATGCACACACCATCATCACCACTTCCACGCACCACTCAAAAGTTTGCTTCCGCTCATACATCTTCGTTGCGTAGTGCTCAACACCAACCGCTCCACACTTTGCTATTCTCATCTTGTTGTGTTTTGCTGTTCAATTGATCATATTGTGCACAAGGaaagagaatttttttattttggaatAGAAACAGAtcaagggaaaaaagaaagagttgtttcagagtaaaaaaaagggggagcaaaaagaaaaaatggaaaagaaaagaaggagaaTCAAAATTGATAAGGAATTCAAGGTGAAATATGTTTGGAAAGTTGATTTCAAATTTTGTGAAGGTTTGATCTTGAATTTTTGTTTCCAATTTTGTTTCCAATGTGCTTGAAAGTACCTCCAACTCCTTGTCATGCAGGTTTCTCAATGCTACACATTACCATCTTTTCGCTTCATTGTTTCGCACCGTTTCCACAATCTGAATTATCGCCTTTTTTGGCTGTGTTGCACCGTGATATCATTTGTAGCCAGGCTCGTGTCTCTAGCCCAGTTTAGCTTAGGACTAGTAACCTTGACTAGTACTTTGAGCTAATTTTCAATGTTCATTGCTGATGTGAATATTGCTAGTGGTACAACTGAAAGCCTTGTCCTAACTCCTCAAAAATTCTACCTCATATGGATTGTTTGGTCACCGGGCAATCACTTCATCCAATCTTCAGGAGAACTTTGACACTGCCAACGGCCATCACCCCATGTTTTGCTTGCTAAGAACTTGTAAGAATTTGTGAACAGCTTCAGAGTTTGAGTGACTTGTCACCACAACCTAGTAGTACATAGGAAcaatatacataccttattgttttattttcttgtttctattaaccatgtcaggtgatgatGACTTACATCAACACTCACCCCGGACGGAGGACATCATATCACATTTTGAGCGTCAAATGAAGATAACCACATAAGGCCTTACGGAGGATGTCCATTTAACCAACGAACAGATGTCCTTGCAGGAAGAAAGACTTAACGCAATCAAGCCTACTCAAAACACAACTAATGCAACCTTTCAAGCTACATTGTCTCATTTACCTGTGCCTGCAAGAGGATCTCAGGTTGTTATACCTTCTATACCAGCTGAACAACTTCTTTAGCGAGCCCATTGAGTTCCCCATACTACCCTGGTGCTCAGAACTACCACCATGATGGGTGCCACCGTCCAACAAAGCATTAACCCCAATGATTTGGATGCGCTAAGAGATGAGCAAGAAGGAGATAACTCTGTTGAATATGTTGAAGATtcagaggaggaagacgacatCAACTTGGACAATGATTGGGATTGTCGAAGGCTACGCTTAAATCGCCATGGTATGGGACGAGAACGACCACATTGAGAGGTACGTAACAATGATGATTATGCTAAGGCAAAATTTACAATGCCTTCATTTGATGGCAAGTACGACCCTGATCGATGCTTACTTAAATTGGGAGCTTCTAGTTGATAAATTTTTTGCTTATCATGAATACCTTGAGAAAAGAAGAGTTAGGGttgccactagtgaatttacaGGCTTTGCATCTGTTTGGTGGCATGAACATTGTCGTGCACACCCTAATGCTATTCATACCACTTGGGAAGGCTTGAAACAACAAATGAGTCATAGGTTTGTGCCTTCTTATAATGCTTGTTATTTGCTGAATAAGTTGCAACTATTAAATCAATGAACACATTCTGTAGTAGAGTATTATTAAGAGTTACAAACTGGTTTGATTCGTTGTGGTCTTAATGAATATGAAGATGCAATGGTGGCTCATTTTATGGGTGGTTTAAACcgtgaaatttaggacatattatattttaaagatTATAACAATATGACCCGTTGGTTCCATTTTGCTTGTAAAGCTGAACGTCAAGTGCAGAGACACCAAAACAGGAATCATACTAATATTTCTGTACGTCGGAGTATGCCATGGAGCTTTCGTGGCTCCACTGTTCCGTCCAATCGTACCATGACATCAAATGCTGTAGACTGCAAACCATCTTCCCCTACATCCACTTCAGAGAAAAGGGCATCTGCACCGATGAAAAGTCCTCCGTAGCAATAACTAAGAGTTGTTCATCTTCTATTGCTTCTACTGAGAAGACGAAGGAAACACAATATCGTCGTTGCCTAGGTTTTGGTCACATGATGAAGGAATGTCCAAGTAAATGAGTGATGATTATTCGTGAGAATGACAAGTACGATTCAACAAGCAATTTTGATGAGGAAACTTATGCTATGCTTGCTGCGAATGAAGAAGAGGGTCGTGATACAAATCATGATGCAGAACACATCCATGCTGATGATGCTGACCAGTATTTGAGCATTATAGCACAATGAGTGCTTAGTGCTCAACCAACCCGTGTGGAGCAAAATCGGCAGCACAATCTGTTCCAAATCAAAGGTGTCATCAATGAACATTTGATTCACATCATTATCGATGGAGGAAATTATAAGAACTTGACGAGCATCGATTTAGTAGAGAAGTTAGCATTGTCTACACGATAACACCcacatccatactacattcaatggttcaataTCAGCGGTAAgattaaggtaacacaaacggTGAGAGTACACTTCACTTTGGGTTCATATCATGATTTTGTTAACTGCGAtgttgtgcctatgcaagcTTGTACTATGTTATTAAGTAGGCCATGACAGTATGATACATGTTGTGTGCATAATGGTAAAACTAATCAATACTCTCTAATGCATCAAGGAAACAAAATTGTGTTACATCTTATGGCTCCCGGACAGAGTGTTAAAGATGATCTTACTAGAGCTAGTAGAGAGAAGAATCAGGAGTCATATAAAAGTGAAAATCAGATTGTAGCAAAATAATTTGAGCAACATAAGAAGAAAGATAACCTGCTACAGCTAGGAAAGAAGAGGTTAAACTAAAAGGTTTGAGTTCCCTTGCTAGCAAATCTGATATGCATGAATTTGATGCTAGTAATTCTGTTTGCTATACTTTTGTGTGCAAAGAAGCTTTGTTTTTATTTGAGGATACGAttccttctttgcctcttgctatTACTAACATTTTACAGGAGTATAGTGATTTTTCCAAAAGACGTACCAACAGGATTACCTCCGCTACGTGGGATTAAGCACCAATTTAATCTAATCCCTAGTGCCTCGCTGCCCAAACATGCATTGTACTGAACAAATCTAGAGGAGACCAAGGAGATTCAGCGACAAGTACAAGAGCTTCTTGATAAATGTCATGTGCATGAATCACTTAGTCCATGTGCTATTACTGTTATTCTAGTTCCTAAAAAAGATAGTTCATGGCGTATGTGTGTAGATTGTAGAGCTATCAACAATATTACTATCCGTTATCGTCATTCTATTCCTAGGTTAgttgatatgcttgatgaattgagtggctCTGTTGTGttctctaaggttgatttgcgtagtggctATCACCAAATTTTCATGAAATTAGGATATGAATGGAAAACAACGTTCAAAACTAATTTGGTTTATATGGGTGGCTGGTTATGCCATTTGGTCTGACCAACACCGCTAGTACCTTTATGAggttgatgaatgaggttttgaGTAATTTCAATGGCAAATTTGTGGTAGTACACTTTGATGATATTCTGATATATAGCACATCTATAGACAAACATGTTGAACATCTACATGTTGTTTTTAATGCTCTACGAAATGcgtgtttgtttggtaacctggAGAAGTGCATATTGAAAGACATGTTGACACACGCTCCTTTGCTGCAGCTtccatattttaataaaatgttTGAGCTTGAATGTGTTGCTAGTGGTATAGGACTTGGTGGTGTTTTATTGCAAGAAGGAAAACCAGTAGCCTATTTgaatgagaaattaagtgggcctagtttgaactattcgaCTTTAGTTTGAGCTTtggaaacatggcaacattatctttgacCTAAAAAATTTGTGATACATTTTGATCATGAGTCTTTGGAGCATATTAGAAGTCAAAGCAAACTGAATCATAggcatgctaagtgggttgagaATTCATTGTCTTTTTCCctatgtcatcaaacacaaaaaGGGTAAAAAAATGTTATTGCTGATGCATTGTCACATCGATATAGCATACTTTCACAACTTAACTTCAATATTTTTG includes:
- the LOC133913173 gene encoding chaperone protein dnaJ 15-like isoform X1, coding for MVSSGRMEGPSARAMRRDPYEVLCVPMDSSDQEIKSAYRKLALKYHPDKNASNPDASELFKEVAYSYSILSDPEKRRQYDTAGFEALENEGMDMEIDLSNLGTVNTMFAALFSKLGVPIKTTVSPTVLEDAMNGTVTVRPLPVGTSATGKVDKQCAHFFGVTISEEQAQSGIVVRVTSPAQSKFKLLHFEQEVNGGYGLALLEDSQKTGKMTSAGMYFLHFQVYRMDSTVNALAMAKDPEAAFFKRLEGLQPCEVSALKPGTHIFAVYGDNFFKPASYIIEAMCAKSYKNTTERLKEIESKILAKRNDLRQFESEYRKALARFQEVTNRYTQEREAVDDMLRERDNIHCSFTTERSMVNPVGTGGSSSSRYTTEHSIHESPENGSVDGRDKSGKKKWFSLNFNRSDKEA
- the LOC133913173 gene encoding chaperone protein dnaJ 15-like isoform X2 encodes the protein MSARVSRHIFETLFLSDIRYHPDKNASNPDASELFKEVAYSYSILSDPEKRRQYDTAGFEALENEGMDMEIDLSNLGTVNTMFAALFSKLGVPIKTTVSPTVLEDAMNGTVTVRPLPVGTSATGKVDKQCAHFFGVTISEEQAQSGIVVRVTSPAQSKFKLLHFEQEVNGGYGLALLEDSQKTGKMTSAGMYFLHFQVYRMDSTVNALAMAKDPEAAFFKRLEGLQPCEVSALKPGTHIFAVYGDNFFKPASYIIEAMCAKSYKNTTERLKEIESKILAKRNDLRQFESEYRKALARFQEVTNRYTQEREAVDDMLRERDNIHCSFTTERSMVNPVGTGGSSSSRYTTEHSIHESPENGSVDGRDKSGKKKWFSLNFNRSDKEA
- the LOC133913173 gene encoding chaperone protein dnaJ 15-like isoform X3 gives rise to the protein MVSSGRMEGPSARAMRRDPYEVLCVPMDSSDQEIKSAYRKLALKYHPDKNASNPDASELFKEVAYSYSILSDPEKRRQYDTAGFEALENEGMDMEIDLSNLGTVNTMFAALFSKLGVPIKTTVSPTVLEDAMNGTVTVRPLPVGTSATGKVDKQCAHFFGVTISEEQAQSGIVVRVTSPAQSKFKLLHFEQEVNGGYGLALLEDSQKTGKMTSAGMYFLHFQVYRMDSTVNALAMAKDPEAAFFKRLEGLQPCEVSALKPGTHIFAVYGDNFFKPASYIIEAMCAKSYKNTTERLKEIESKILAKRNDLRQFESEYRKALARFQEVTNRYTQEREAVCIYPHDMDIVLPSMRRPTVLSPFYGYCGSLCVDRLMIC